The window CAGCTTGTTTTCCGGGATGCCATGGTCCAGACGGCCCGCTCCCACGGGCTGGAGAAAGATCCGGCGTATTTGAAGCGGTTGAAACAGGCCGTGGAAAACCAGATGGCGGCGCTCTATAAAAGCCGCCTTCTTTCCGGCCTGCCGTTCGACACGGGCCGGGCGCAGGCCTATTTCCGCGCCCACCCGGAGGAGTTTGTTCTGCCGGCGGCCGTGCATCTCTTCGAGGTGAACCGCACGATGCGAGGGGACATTCTGGCACTGAAGGACAGCGTTAAAAACAAACCGCAATTCGTGGCGGCCGCCTCCCGGCTCACCAACCGGGTCCGGCTGCGCCCTTCGGGAGGGGATCTGGGCTGGGTGGAACAGCATCAGTTTCCGGAGCTTTTCGCCCAAGCCGCCAAGATGAAACTGGGTCAGATTGCAGGCCCGGTGGAGCTGGCGGATGGCAGTTTTTCCCTGATTTATCTCGAAGCCAGACGTCCCGAGCGCAAGCAAAACTTTGCCGAAGTCCGCAACGCCCTTCTGGAACGGCTCTGGATAAAAGCGGAGGATTCCGCCTTTGCCGCCTGGATGGGAAACCAGAAAAAACAGCTGAAGGTGGCCGTTTATCCGGAGGTTTTGGAAAAAACCATCGACCGGGCCTACTACGCCAAGCTGAAGGCCTGGCAGGATAAGCAGCAGGGAGGGGCGGGTTAGATGCGGCTTGTCCGGGCATTCATTCATCTCCTTCCCCTGCTGGCGTTCGCCCCGCTGCGGGCGGAGGACACCCTCACCGTGGATAAAATCGCTGCCGTCGTCGGCAAGGAGGTCATCACCCTTTCCGAGTTGAATTTGCAGACCCAGCTGTATCTGACCCAGTCGGGCCAGCCCCCCGGTGATTCGGCCGCCGTCGCGGCGCTGCAGAAAAAATTGCTGGAGCAGATGGTGACGGATCAACTGCTTTTGCAGCAGGCCTCCCGCGACAGCGGTTTGAAGGTGACCCCTGTGGAGGTGAACGCCGCCGCAGAAGAGCAATTGAACCGGGTGAAAAGCCAGTTCCCCACCCCGGCGGCCTTTGCGGCGCAGTTGGCCCGGGAGGGGCTCTCCGAGCGGGAGCTTTTGAAGCGCTACCGGGAAACGGTGCGCGGGGAGCTTTTGAAGCAGCGCTTGATCGCCGCCCGGCTGGCCCGGGTGACCGTGGCGGATTTTGAGGTGCGGAAGTTTCATTCCGAGTACGCCGATTCGCTCCCCCAGTCCCCCAAGCAAGTGCGACTTTTTCAAATCCTTTTGCCCGTGGAGCCGGCCGGTCCCACGCTCGATTCCTTGAAAGCCAAAGCGGAGGCGGTCCTGGCGGAAATCAAGGGCGGACTCGATTTTGGGGAAGCGGCCCGGCGCTATTCGGAAGACCCGTCCGCCGAGCGGGGCGGGGACATCGGCAGCTACGGGCGGGGGGAACTGGTGCCGGAGTTCGAGCGGGCCGCCTTTGGGGTCAAGGTGGGGGAACCGGCCGGGCCGGTGAAAACCGTGTTCGGTTTTCATCTCATCAAAGTGCTTTCCAACGACGGGCGCAAGGTTCACACCCAGCATATTCTCTTCGGCCTGCATCCTTCCGCCGCCGACAGCGCGCGGGTTTCGAAGCTGGCCGATTCGCTGATTGCCCGGTTGAAAGCGGGGGAGCCGTTTGCCGATTTGGCCAAGAATTTTTCCGCGGATGAGGAATCGAAGAAAGCGGGTGGGGATTTGGGCTGGTTTGAAATTCCGCAAATCAACCCGGCCTTGCAGCCGGCCGTGGACGGCATGAAAACGGGGGACTACCGGGCGGTAATTTCCCCCGCGGGGTTTCATCTTCTTTATCTTTCGGATTTGAAGGAACCCCATATCCTCTCCTTGGAATCGGACTGGGACGTAATCAAGGAGATGGCCCGCCGCAAGAAGACGGAGCGGCTGGTGGCCGACTGGGTGGAGGAGCTAAAGAAAAAGACCTACGTGGATATTCGGTACTGAAAAACGCCCCCTGGCCGGACCAGGGTTTCCGCATCTCTTTGTGCTTCAGCGCAATAGAAGAAAGTGAAACTGCTCACATAAAAAATCCTTGACAAGGAGCCGCGGCGAACCTAAATTTAT of the Verrucomicrobiia bacterium genome contains:
- a CDS encoding peptidylprolyl isomerase, with product MRLVRAFIHLLPLLAFAPLRAEDTLTVDKIAAVVGKEVITLSELNLQTQLYLTQSGQPPGDSAAVAALQKKLLEQMVTDQLLLQQASRDSGLKVTPVEVNAAAEEQLNRVKSQFPTPAAFAAQLAREGLSERELLKRYRETVRGELLKQRLIAARLARVTVADFEVRKFHSEYADSLPQSPKQVRLFQILLPVEPAGPTLDSLKAKAEAVLAEIKGGLDFGEAARRYSEDPSAERGGDIGSYGRGELVPEFERAAFGVKVGEPAGPVKTVFGFHLIKVLSNDGRKVHTQHILFGLHPSAADSARVSKLADSLIARLKAGEPFADLAKNFSADEESKKAGGDLGWFEIPQINPALQPAVDGMKTGDYRAVISPAGFHLLYLSDLKEPHILSLESDWDVIKEMARRKKTERLVADWVEELKKKTYVDIRY